The following are encoded in a window of Impatiens glandulifera chromosome 5, dImpGla2.1, whole genome shotgun sequence genomic DNA:
- the LOC124940323 gene encoding DEAD-box ATP-dependent RNA helicase 58, chloroplastic isoform X2, whose amino-acid sequence MQVTKVARMLAVKSTEEENDECSVMALLDGGMLKRQRSWLKAEPPTIVVATMGSLNQMVEKHLLKLEALRVLVIDEVDSMFGHSTQVGLLRKLLTSYTSPVNKTRQTILASASIPQHNRFLYDCVQQKWTKADVIHINVNPVQPMPSQLYHRFVVCGKEERCQILLSLLQADVPGSSIVFVNEQSEKSKKAGHDAITDVLINFLTTSSKLDAEILVLEEDMNFNSRAASLTELRQEKNFLLLATDLAARGVDLPETTHIYNFDLPRTAVDYLHRAGRTGRRPFSKERCTVTTFISKEERFVLQRYENELRFDCAQLPS is encoded by the exons ATGCAA GTTACGAAGGTTGCTCGTATGCTGGCTGTAAAAAGTACCGAAGAGGAGAATGATGAATGCTCTGTAATGGCTCTTCTAGATGGAGGCATGTTGAAAAGACAAAGGAGCTGGCTAAAG GCAGAGCCTCCTACAATTGTGGTCGCAACAATGGGAAGTTTGAATCAAATGGTTGAGAAGCACCTTCTTAAGCTAGAAGCACTTCGAGTGCTTGTGATTGACGAG GTTGACTCGATGTTTGGTCATTCAACTCAAGTAGGTTTGCTCCGAAAGCTTTTGACGTCATACACATCACCAGTGAACAAGACAAGGCAAACAATTTTGGCGAGTGCTTCAATTCCTCAGCACAATAGATTTTTGTATGACTGTGTTCAGCAGAAGTGGACCAAG GCTGATGTAATTCATATTAATGTAAATCCAGTTCAGCCAATGCCATCTCAACTATATCACAGATTTGTG GTATGTGGTAAAGAAGAAAGGTGTCAGATCTTGTTATCCTTATTGCAGGCAGATGTACCTGGATCGAGCATAGTTTTTGTAAATGAGCAG TCTGAGAAGTCCAAAAAGGCTGGACATGATGCCATAACAGATGTTCTAATCAATTTCTTAACGACTTCATCTAAATTGGATGCCGAGATTCTAGTTCTGGAGGAGGACATGAACTTCAATTCTCGGGCAGCTTCATTAACT GAGTTGAGACAAGAAAAGAATTTCCTCCTTCTGGCAACTGATCTAGCAGCAAGAGGAGTTGACCTACCAGAGACAACCCATATATACAACTTCGATCTTCCAAGAACCGCAGTTGATTATCTTCATCGAGCTGGAAGGACCGGGAGACGAccattttcaaaagaaagaTGTACTGTTACTACCTTTATTTCGAAAGAAGAAAGGTTTGTCTTACAGAGATATGAAAATGAATTGCGGTTTGATTGTGCACAATTGCCTTCATAA
- the LOC124939438 gene encoding gamma conglutin 1-like, which yields MTYIITRLDRIIFLMVLAIVSNIVFARSKGLIAAIVKDGTPPFYFMEINGGNYIMDLDSDFIWTYCDLMHTLYPSCPSHACSLAHSSPSRLCPLKKEYQSSCPCKVALVNPVVPKTCYQTDLTFEYNFYVNRTDGYGPTQQTSFKQIYAACIPFELMLTQYFIGTGQVIGLSNAPLSLPSQFASPPHQFAKKFAFVLPSVRAPEGVIFFGGGPYYVVPYAHRLEDARGFFTYTRLLRNPFSTNGYYIGVQAISIGSSELNQIPIRASSFSINNTTGLGGVRISTTVPYTTLRSNMFSAFRKTFLEAMKGVNPVRAVKPFNLCFNANDLILNPLVGFIGAPTVELRLANGKNWTYFSNTMQVVYRDNINDALACMAFIDGGKTMEEAMVIGAFQMEEIFVQFDLVKSRFGFTPNLLSLTTIP from the coding sequence ATGACTTATATCATAACTCGACTTGATCGTATCATATTCTTGATGGTCCTCGCAATTGTTTCTAACATCGTCTTTGCTAGAAGCAAAGGTCTAATTGCAGCGATCGTCAAAGATGGAACACCTCCTTTTTACTTTATGGAGATCAATGGAGGAAACTACATTATGGATCTCGACTCCGATTTTATATGGACTTATTGTGATTTGATGCATACTTTGTACCCATCTTGTCCATCACACGCATGTTCCTTAGCCCATTCATCGCCTTCCCGATTGTGTCCTTTAAAGAAAGAGTATCAAAGTTCGTGCCCATGTAAAGTTGCATTGGTGAATCCGGTTGTGCCCAAAACGTGTTATCAAACTGATTTAACGTTCGAATACAACTTCTATGTCAATCGGACCGATGGGTATGGACCTACTCAACAAACTAGCTTCAAACAAATCTATGCCGCTTGTATCCCATTTGAGCTTATGCTCACTCAATACTTTATCggaaccggtcaagttattgGGCTCTCAAACGCTCCCTTATCCCTTCCATCTCAATTTGCATCACCTCCCCACCAATTTGCCAAGAAATTTGCATTCGTCCTTCCTAGTGTTCGTGCTCCCGAAGGTGTAATATTCTTCGGTGGTGGACCTTATTACGTTGTCCCTTATGCGCATAGGCTCGAAGATGCTAGGGGATTTTTCACATACACGCGATTACTTCGAAATCCATTCTCAACAAACGGTTACTACATTGGGGTACAAGCCATATCAATTGGAAGTTCGGAATTGAATCAAATTCCAATTCGAGCAAGTTCATTTTCTATTAACAATACAACCGGGCTTGGAGGCGTGAGAATAAGCACAACCGTGCCATACACCACTTTGAGGAGCAATATGTTTTCTGCTTTTCGCAAAACATTCTTGGAGGCAATGAAAGGCGTAAATCCAGTTAGAGCTGTGAAGCCATTCAATCTTTGTTTCAATGCGAACGATCTAATTCTCAATCCTTTGGTGGGCTTTATAGGAGCTCCTACTGTGGAACTAAGGTTGGCCAATGGGAAGAATTGGACATATTTCTCGAATACCATGCAAGTGGTCTATAGAGATAACATTAACGATGCGTTGGCGTGTATGGCTTTCATCGATGGTGGGAAAACAATGGAGGAGGCAATGGTGATTGGGGCTTTTCAGATGGAGGAAATATTCGTGCAATTTGATCTAGTTAAGTCCCGATTCGGGTTCACTCCTAACTTGTTGTCGTTGACAACAATTCCATAG
- the LOC124940323 gene encoding DEAD-box ATP-dependent RNA helicase 58, chloroplastic isoform X1, which yields MAPSSVFQLHNSLSPRFPAKPSSHLLLLTPKNPNSTLSFSLSRTHRTLSSLVGRRISSRASSNLGYDYPATEDGEEEQDSTLRELCQGQVPDHIIHRMEEVGFIIPTDVQRKGLPILLSGRDCILHAQTGSGKTLAYLLSIFSAVDPQRSTVQALIVVPTRELGMQVTKVARMLAVKSTEEENDECSVMALLDGGMLKRQRSWLKAEPPTIVVATMGSLNQMVEKHLLKLEALRVLVIDEVDSMFGHSTQVGLLRKLLTSYTSPVNKTRQTILASASIPQHNRFLYDCVQQKWTKADVIHINVNPVQPMPSQLYHRFVVCGKEERCQILLSLLQADVPGSSIVFVNEQSEKSKKAGHDAITDVLINFLTTSSKLDAEILVLEEDMNFNSRAASLTELRQEKNFLLLATDLAARGVDLPETTHIYNFDLPRTAVDYLHRAGRTGRRPFSKERCTVTTFISKEERFVLQRYENELRFDCAQLPS from the exons ATGGCGCCTTCCTCTGTATTTCAGCTCCACAATTCCCTATCACCGAGATTTCCCGCTAAACCCAGTTCTCATCTCCTCCTTCTGACTCCTAAAAACCCTAATTCTACCCTCTCCTTCTCTCTTAGCCGCACCCATCGGACCCTTTCCTCTTTAGTAGGTCGCCGTATTTCTTCTAGAGCATCTTCTAATCTCGGGTATGATTATCCTGCCACTGAAGATGGTGAAGAAGAGCAAGATTCCACTCTCCGAGAGCTTTGTCAAGGCCAGGTACCCGACCATATCATTCACAG GATGGAGGAAGTAGGATTTATCATTCCAACTGATGTACAAAGAAAAGGGTTGCCAATTCTTCTTTCTGGGAGGGATTGCATACTTCATGCTCAG ACAGGTTCTGGAAAGACCTTGGCCTACTTGCTTTCCATATTTTCGGCAGTGGACCCTCAGAGATCCACTGTGCAAGCACTCATAGTTGTCCCAACCAGGGAACTCGGTATGCAA GTTACGAAGGTTGCTCGTATGCTGGCTGTAAAAAGTACCGAAGAGGAGAATGATGAATGCTCTGTAATGGCTCTTCTAGATGGAGGCATGTTGAAAAGACAAAGGAGCTGGCTAAAG GCAGAGCCTCCTACAATTGTGGTCGCAACAATGGGAAGTTTGAATCAAATGGTTGAGAAGCACCTTCTTAAGCTAGAAGCACTTCGAGTGCTTGTGATTGACGAG GTTGACTCGATGTTTGGTCATTCAACTCAAGTAGGTTTGCTCCGAAAGCTTTTGACGTCATACACATCACCAGTGAACAAGACAAGGCAAACAATTTTGGCGAGTGCTTCAATTCCTCAGCACAATAGATTTTTGTATGACTGTGTTCAGCAGAAGTGGACCAAG GCTGATGTAATTCATATTAATGTAAATCCAGTTCAGCCAATGCCATCTCAACTATATCACAGATTTGTG GTATGTGGTAAAGAAGAAAGGTGTCAGATCTTGTTATCCTTATTGCAGGCAGATGTACCTGGATCGAGCATAGTTTTTGTAAATGAGCAG TCTGAGAAGTCCAAAAAGGCTGGACATGATGCCATAACAGATGTTCTAATCAATTTCTTAACGACTTCATCTAAATTGGATGCCGAGATTCTAGTTCTGGAGGAGGACATGAACTTCAATTCTCGGGCAGCTTCATTAACT GAGTTGAGACAAGAAAAGAATTTCCTCCTTCTGGCAACTGATCTAGCAGCAAGAGGAGTTGACCTACCAGAGACAACCCATATATACAACTTCGATCTTCCAAGAACCGCAGTTGATTATCTTCATCGAGCTGGAAGGACCGGGAGACGAccattttcaaaagaaagaTGTACTGTTACTACCTTTATTTCGAAAGAAGAAAGGTTTGTCTTACAGAGATATGAAAATGAATTGCGGTTTGATTGTGCACAATTGCCTTCATAA